The DNA window GTCCGAGTTCCTCGTCGAGGAAGCCTGCCGTCGAGGCGAACGTCGTCGCCTCCCGGACCGTCTCGAGATCGCCGATGGCCCAGTACGGTTTCCGGTGACGAACCAGACCGCGATCCGCGAGCCGCTTCAACACCGGATGGATCGAGTTCTCGTTGATCCCGGTCGCTTCGGCGATCTCGGCCGCCTTGTACGCCTTGTCGCGGTTGCGGACCAGGAACGTGACGACCCGTTCCCCGTTCGTCTCCCGCTGGTCCGGGTCGCGCGAGTCGAACTCGTCGATACCGATGGGCATATCTGCTGGATCACTCGGTTTTCGATATAAATGTATGTGTATATGTATGTATTCTTGTATTCTCTGGATTCTCTCCTCCGATCGTTTATGACTGATCGAGGCGAAACGATCACGTATGTCTCCCCGCCGCGCGACCCTCCTCACGTACGGCTCCGTCGGGCTCCTGGCCGCCCTGAGCGCCGCTCGGCTCCTCGAGGCCGGCGGAGTTCCGTGGGCCGTCCTCCTCGCCGTCGCGGTCGCGAGCGCGCTCCTCGTCGGCCCGGTCGCGTGGCTCGCCCGCGACCGGCTCCCCGAGGACCGACGGGAGACGCTCCGGATCGTCGGGATCGCTCTCGCGCTGCTCGCGTTCCCGGTGTGGCTGGGCGGCTCGCTCGCGTTCGGGCTCCCGCTGCTCCGGTGGCTCGACGTCCTCCTCGTCGGCGTCGCGGTCGGGACGGTCCTCGTCGTCCTCGCCGAGCGGACCGTCGTTCCCGAGCGACTGCGCGGGTTCGGCGTCTGAGCCGGCCCGACCGAACTCGGTCCGCTGCTCTCGTCGCCGCCGCCACGTCGTTTAAGCCGTCGCCGGTCCAACGATCGGGCAATGCCATCGACGATGGAGGTCAAATGCGAGAGCGACGACTGCGAACTCGACATGTTCGAGAACCACTACACCTACGACGTGCCCGACGACCACGCCGTTTCCGACCTGACGTGCCCGTACTGCGGCGGGAGCGATCTGTCCGAGATCGAGGTGTGACCCCGTGACCCGCATCGTCGACACCGGCCGCTCGGTCCTCCGGCAGGCGCTCGAGCGCGTCGGTCGCGGCTGGAGCCGGATGCAGGAGCGGCGGCCCCTCTCCTCGGACCTCCTCGAGAGCGACGACGCCTACCTCGTCGTCTTCGACGCGGCCGGCGTGAGGGGCGAGGACGTGGACGTGACGTTCCTCGACCGGACCGTCGAGGTGCGGCTCGATCGCTTCCGCGACTTCTACGACGGGTTCGACGTGGTGTTCCCCGGCCGCGGGCTCACCCTCTCCGGCAGCGCCGAACTCCCCGCCGACGCCGACGTGACTCCCCACGGCGCGAACGCGACGCTCACCCGCAACGGCACGCTCCGCGTCGAGATCCCGAAGGACGGCGCGGCCGAGGCGGTCGACGTGATCGAGGAGGGCGAGGAGGGGACCGAGGCGACCGACGATCCGGACGGCGAGGCCGACGACGGCTCGTAGCTCACCGGTTGCTCACCGACATCCCTTCCTCGATCTCGAACGTCTCGTCGCCCTCGAACCGGTTCGGGTCGAACGCCTCGATCCACGGCGAACCGGGATCGTCGACCG is part of the Halorubrum aethiopicum genome and encodes:
- a CDS encoding helix-turn-helix domain-containing protein, with the protein product MPIGIDEFDSRDPDQRETNGERVVTFLVRNRDKAYKAAEIAEATGINENSIHPVLKRLADRGLVRHRKPYWAIGDLETVREATTFASTAGFLDEELGPESREEWLAAAREGDAESDEDGEDE
- a CDS encoding DUF7559 family protein, whose amino-acid sequence is MPSTMEVKCESDDCELDMFENHYTYDVPDDHAVSDLTCPYCGGSDLSEIEV
- a CDS encoding Hsp20/alpha crystallin family protein, producing MTRIVDTGRSVLRQALERVGRGWSRMQERRPLSSDLLESDDAYLVVFDAAGVRGEDVDVTFLDRTVEVRLDRFRDFYDGFDVVFPGRGLTLSGSAELPADADVTPHGANATLTRNGTLRVEIPKDGAAEAVDVIEEGEEGTEATDDPDGEADDGS